From Erwinia sp. HDF1-3R, one genomic window encodes:
- the ychF gene encoding redox-regulated ATPase YchF: MGFKCGIVGLPNVGKSTLFNALTKAGIEAANFPFCTIEPNTGVVPMPDSRLDKLAEIVKPQRILPTTMEFVDIAGLVKGASKGEGLGNQFLTNIRETEAIGHVVRCFENDNIIHVNNKVDPADDIDVINTELALSDLDTCERALQRVQKKAKGGDKDAKAEQAALEKCLPHLSNAGMLRSLDLNDDDKAAIRHLSFLTLKPTMYIANVNEDGFENNPYLDKVREIADAEGSVVVAVCAAVESDIAELDDADREEFMAELGIEEPGLNRVIRAGYALLNLQTYFTAGVKEVRAWTIPVGATAPQAAGKIHTDFEKGFIRAQTIAYEDFITYKGEQGAKEAGKMRSEGKEYIVKDGDVMNFLFNV, translated from the coding sequence CAGCTAACTTCCCGTTCTGTACCATTGAGCCAAACACCGGCGTGGTGCCAATGCCTGATTCCCGCCTGGATAAGCTGGCTGAAATCGTTAAGCCGCAGCGTATCCTGCCGACCACCATGGAATTCGTGGATATCGCTGGCCTGGTGAAAGGTGCCTCGAAAGGTGAAGGTCTGGGTAACCAGTTCCTGACCAATATCCGCGAAACCGAAGCTATCGGCCACGTGGTACGCTGCTTCGAGAATGACAACATCATCCACGTGAATAATAAGGTCGATCCGGCTGACGATATTGACGTTATCAATACCGAGCTGGCGCTTTCTGACCTGGATACCTGCGAACGTGCGCTCCAGCGCGTGCAGAAAAAAGCCAAGGGCGGCGACAAGGACGCTAAGGCCGAGCAGGCCGCACTGGAGAAGTGTCTGCCGCACCTTTCCAATGCCGGTATGCTGCGCTCGCTGGATCTTAACGACGATGATAAAGCGGCCATCCGCCACCTGAGCTTCCTGACCCTGAAGCCCACCATGTATATTGCTAACGTTAACGAAGACGGCTTTGAGAACAATCCTTACCTCGACAAAGTGCGTGAAATCGCCGATGCCGAAGGCTCAGTGGTGGTTGCCGTGTGTGCGGCAGTTGAATCCGATATCGCCGAGCTGGACGACGCCGACCGCGAAGAGTTTATGGCCGAGCTGGGCATTGAAGAGCCAGGCCTGAACCGCGTGATCCGCGCGGGCTATGCCCTGCTGAATCTGCAAACCTACTTTACCGCAGGCGTGAAGGAAGTACGAGCCTGGACCATCCCGGTCGGCGCTACCGCTCCACAGGCCGCCGGTAAAATCCACACCGACTTCGAGAAGGGCTTTATCCGCGCCCAGACCATCGCCTATGAAGATTTCATCACCTACAAGGGTGAACAGGGCGCGAAAGAAGCCGGTAAGATGCGCTCCGAAGGCAAAGAGTACATCGTTAAAGATGGCGACGTGATGAACTTCCTGTTTAACGTCTAA